One window from the genome of Carcharodon carcharias isolate sCarCar2 chromosome 9, sCarCar2.pri, whole genome shotgun sequence encodes:
- the LOC121282228 gene encoding POU domain, class 3, transcription factor 4-B-like: MATAASNLYMPSSGILTSNSIVHTESSSMQQAGSFRSHQKLIQSDYLQGLPSNGHPLSHQWVTALPEGSPWSTALAASPLSQQDVKPGREDLHGGASLHHRASHIAHHSPHANHPGAWGGGAGGGGGGGGGGGGGAHNPPGQPLNIYSQAAFTVNGMLEHVGPPPPPSAVGQGMHPAGLRDSGEHGELAPHHCHDHSDEETPTSDELEQFAKQFKQRRIKLGFTQADVGLALGTLYGNVFSQTTICRFEALQLSFKNMCKLKPLLNKWLEEADSTTGSPTSIDKIAAQGRKRKKRTSIEVSVKGALETHFLKCPKPAAQEISSLADSLQLEKEVVRVWFCNRRQKEKRMTPPGLHQQDEVFSHSVDPETPTHHDL; this comes from the coding sequence ATGGCCACGGCAGCTTCCAATCTCTACATGCCGAGCAGTGGGATCCTCACTTCCAACTCCATCGTCCACACCGAGTCGTCGAGCATGCAGCAGGCGGGCAGCTTTCGGAGCCACCAGAAACTCATCCAAAGTGACTACCTGCAGGGGCTCCCCAGCAACGGGCACCCCCTGTCCCACCAGTGGGTGACGGCTTTACCTGAAGGCAGCCCGTGGTCCACGGCGCTGGCGGCGAGCCCCCTGAGCCAGCAGGATGTGAAGCCCGGCAGGGAGGACCTGCACGGCGGGGCCAGCCTGCACCACCGCGCGAGCCACATTGCTCACCACTCGCCGCACGCCAACCACCCGGGCGCCTGGGGCGGCGGCGCAGGCGGCGGCGGAGGAGGCGGCggaggcggcggcggcggcgctCACAACCCCCCTGGGCAGCCGCTCAACATCTACTCGCAGGCCGCCTTCACGGTCAACGGCATGCTGGAGCACGTCGGCCCGCCTCCGCCACCGAGCGCCGTGGGCCAGGGCATGCACCCGGCCGGCCTCAGGGACAGCGGCGAGCACGGGGAGCTGGCGCCCCATCACTGCCACGACCACTCGGACGAGGAGACCCCGACCTCGGACGAGCTTGAGCAGTTCGCCAAGCAGTTCAAGCAGCGGCGGATCAAGCTGGGCTTCACCCAGGCCGACGTAGGGCTGGCGCTGGGCACCTTGTACGGGAATGTCTTCTCACAGACCACCATCTGCAGATTCGAGGCGCTGCAGCTGAGCTTCAAGAACATGTGCAAGCTGAAACCCTTGCTCAATAAGTGGCTGGAAGAGGCGGACTCCACCACGGGCAGCCCGACCAGCATCGACAAGATAGCGGCTCAGGGGAGGAAGCGAAAGAAGCGCACGTCTATAGAGGTGAGTGTCAAAGGGGCCCTAGAGACCCATTTCCTGAAATGTCCCAAACCCGCAGCCCAAGAGATCTCCAGTCTAGCCGACAGTTTGCAGTTAGAGAAGGAAGTTGTGCGGGTCTGGTTTTGTAACAGACGGCAAAAAGAGAAACGAATGACTCCTCCCGGCTTGCATCAACAGGACGAAGTGTTCTCCCATAGCGTTGACCCAGAGACACCGACACACCACGATCTTTAA